Proteins from one Tautonia marina genomic window:
- a CDS encoding helix-turn-helix domain-containing protein, whose translation MCPPRLEGRVLPVPEARKGEGAAMTAPDLPARLGAVIRQRRVLLGLSQPALAKRVGVTFQQVQKYEKGTNQPTFCRLVDLANALGTTVGDLAASALRGDAGAQDGLSDRETLELMKWLASLSPNQRRAVRQLVDVMAGAA comes from the coding sequence GTGTGCCCGCCAAGGTTGGAAGGGCGAGTCCTGCCAGTGCCGGAAGCTCGAAAAGGCGAAGGTGCAGCCATGACCGCCCCCGACCTCCCCGCCCGCCTCGGTGCCGTTATCCGGCAGCGGCGCGTCCTGCTCGGGCTCTCGCAGCCCGCCCTCGCCAAGCGGGTCGGGGTGACCTTCCAGCAGGTCCAGAAGTACGAGAAGGGCACGAACCAGCCGACGTTTTGCCGCCTGGTCGACCTGGCGAACGCCCTCGGCACCACCGTAGGCGACCTGGCCGCGTCCGCCCTGCGTGGGGATGCCGGGGCCCAGGACGGACTTTCCGACCGCGAGACGCTGGAGCTGATGAAGTGGCTCGCCAGCCTCAGCCCGAACCAGCGGCGGGCCGTGCGGCAGCTGGTGGACGTCATGGCGGGGGCTGCGTGA